One part of the Saprospiraceae bacterium genome encodes these proteins:
- the pdxA gene encoding 4-hydroxythreonine-4-phosphate dehydrogenase PdxA: MEKVKIGITCGDINSISLEVILKALNNDTVFKSIIPIIYGNVKIASYHKNIAQLENLSFNMLGQGERPRAGRINLVNCWNDNVTITLGKPSPDGGKYAQLALDRAIQDIQKAEIDALVTGPVHKMSMRMAGFQHSGHTGYLLEKSTSKDCLMFMISDKIRVGLVTEHIPIAQVTSAITKESVLSKLRIMEQALMVDFGIEKPHIAVLGLNPHAGDEGLIGSEDEEIIRPAIIEAKKAGLFVAGPYSSDGFFGSGQFNKFDGILAMYHDQGLIPFKTISQYQGVNYTAGLNFVRTSPDHGTAFELAGKNEADPTSMSHALFMAKDIILQRNGYHEMHQNVLKKRPKLSEELSE, translated from the coding sequence ATTATATACGGAAATGTAAAAATCGCTTCTTACCATAAAAATATCGCACAACTTGAAAATTTAAGCTTTAACATGCTTGGACAAGGTGAAAGACCCCGTGCTGGTAGAATAAACTTAGTAAATTGCTGGAATGACAATGTAACCATTACGCTGGGCAAACCGAGTCCGGATGGAGGAAAATATGCTCAATTGGCATTGGATAGAGCAATCCAGGACATTCAAAAAGCTGAAATCGATGCATTAGTAACTGGGCCTGTTCATAAAATGTCGATGAGAATGGCAGGATTTCAGCATTCTGGTCATACCGGATATCTATTAGAAAAATCGACTTCAAAAGATTGTCTGATGTTTATGATTTCAGACAAAATACGAGTCGGGCTTGTAACAGAGCATATTCCGATTGCCCAGGTTACTTCTGCTATCACCAAGGAAAGCGTATTAAGTAAATTGAGGATTATGGAACAAGCTTTAATGGTTGATTTTGGAATTGAAAAACCACATATTGCAGTTTTAGGCTTAAATCCGCATGCAGGAGACGAGGGCTTAATAGGTTCAGAAGATGAAGAAATTATTCGACCGGCAATTATTGAAGCAAAAAAAGCTGGATTATTTGTAGCTGGACCCTATTCATCAGATGGTTTTTTTGGAAGTGGTCAATTCAACAAATTTGACGGCATCCTTGCGATGTATCATGATCAGGGATTAATCCCATTTAAAACCATTTCCCAATATCAGGGAGTCAATTATACTGCAGGATTAAATTTTGTTAGAACGTCTCCGGATCATGGAACAGCATTTGAACTTGCTGGAAAAAATGAAGCTGACCCTACTTCGATGTCTCATGCTCTATTTATGGCTAAAGACATTATTCTTCAAAGGAATGGATATCATGAAATGCACCAGAATGTGTTGAAAAAAAGGCCAAAGCTATCAGAAGAATTGAGCGAGTAG
- a CDS encoding glucosaminidase domain-containing protein, which translates to MLVFFVCFNSNRPISFQEKYIEQFKFVAINEMQRSGIPASIKMAQGLLESQSGRSELATQANNHFGIKCKSSWTGNNYYHEDDDRDSSGEIIPSCFRSYSSAIDSYKDHSDFLMNRARYKELFNFSKTDYVSWAYGLKRCGYATDPSYAERLIKTIQKYNLDLLDIQTDAAEPLAIISNQTTNKGVQQNLIPEVTLKPSLVSNVIKKNITKKKYKSGQKKKRKMRI; encoded by the coding sequence ATGCTTGTTTTCTTTGTTTGCTTTAATTCAAACAGGCCTATTTCTTTTCAAGAAAAGTATATTGAGCAGTTTAAATTTGTTGCTATCAATGAAATGCAACGCAGTGGTATACCTGCAAGTATTAAAATGGCACAAGGATTATTAGAATCTCAATCTGGAAGAAGCGAATTAGCTACACAAGCAAATAATCATTTTGGTATAAAATGTAAAAGCAGTTGGACCGGAAATAATTATTATCATGAAGATGATGATCGGGATAGTAGTGGAGAAATTATTCCTTCCTGTTTTAGATCCTATTCTTCAGCTATAGATTCCTATAAAGATCATTCTGATTTTTTAATGAATCGCGCTCGGTATAAAGAATTATTTAATTTTTCAAAAACAGATTATGTCTCCTGGGCTTACGGATTAAAACGTTGTGGGTATGCAACGGATCCAAGTTATGCCGAACGATTGATTAAAACGATACAAAAATACAATCTGGATTTATTGGATATACAAACAGACGCAGCAGAACCTTTGGCAATTATTTCTAATCAGACGACCAACAAAGGAGTTCAACAAAATCTAATACCAGAAGTTACGCTTAAACCATCCTTAGTTTCTAATGTAATTAAGAAAAATATAACTAAGAAAAAATATAAAAGCGGGCAAAAGAAGAAGCGGAAAATGAGAATTTAG
- a CDS encoding thioredoxin family protein produces MSLTESNMLKLGIQAPDFNLPNVVNGNLVSLSAMNNYQAYVIFFICNHCPYVIHINPELIELCKEYLKKNVCFIGISSNDILKYPQDGPEKMREHAIRIGYPFPYLYDETQEVAKAYDAACTPDFYIFDNNKILEYRGRLDASRPNSGTPVTGEDLRNALDAVLANQPVDSIQYPSMGCNIKWK; encoded by the coding sequence ATGTCCTTAACAGAATCTAATATGTTAAAGCTTGGAATTCAAGCTCCGGATTTTAATTTACCAAATGTTGTCAATGGAAATTTAGTTTCATTGAGTGCAATGAATAATTATCAGGCATATGTCATTTTTTTTATCTGCAATCATTGCCCATATGTAATTCATATAAACCCCGAACTGATAGAATTGTGCAAAGAATATTTGAAGAAAAATGTTTGTTTTATAGGAATCAGTTCAAATGATATTTTAAAATATCCTCAGGATGGTCCAGAAAAAATGAGAGAGCATGCCATTCGGATAGGCTATCCTTTTCCCTATTTGTACGACGAAACGCAAGAAGTAGCCAAAGCATATGATGCTGCGTGCACACCAGATTTTTATATTTTTGATAATAACAAAATATTAGAATATCGGGGGCGGTTGGATGCTTCCCGGCCTAATTCAGGCACTCCGGTTACAGGCGAGGATCTTCGCAATGCACTCGATGCCGTTTTAGCAAATCAGCCAGTAGATTCAATACAATATCCTAGTATGGGTTGCAATATCAAATGGAAATAG